A single Loxodonta africana isolate mLoxAfr1 chromosome 12, mLoxAfr1.hap2, whole genome shotgun sequence DNA region contains:
- the ASL gene encoding argininosuccinate lyase isoform X3, whose translation MASESGKLWGGRFVGSVDPIMEKFNSSIAYDRNLWAADVQGSKAYSRGLQKAGLLTTAEMDQILHGLDKVAEEWAQGTFKVHPNDEDIHTANERRLKELIGETAGKLHTGRSRNDQVVTDLRLWMRQTCSSLSALLRELIRSMVDRAEVERDVLFPGYTHLQRAQPIRWSHWILSHAVALTRDSERLLEVQKRINVLPLGSGAIAGNPLGVDRELLRAELNFAAITVNSMDATSERDFVAEFLFWASLCMTHLSRMAEDLILYGTKEFSFVQLSDAYSTGSSLMPQKKNPDSLELIRSKAGRVFGRCAGLLMTLKGLPSTYNKDLQEDKEAVFEVADTMSAVLQVATGVISTLKIHRENMARALSPDMLATDLAYYLVRKGMPFRQAHEASGKAVFAAETKGVALNQLSLQELQTISPLFSADVSHVWDYGHSVEQYGALGGTARSSVDWQISQVRALLRAQEA comes from the exons ATGGCATCGGAG AGCGGGAAGCTGTGGGGTGGCCGGTTTGTGGGCTCCGTGGACCCCATCATGGAGAAGTTCAACTCGTCTATTGCCTACGACCGGAACCTGTGGGCGGCGGACGTGCAAGGCAGCAAGGCCTACAGCAGGGGCCTGCAGAAGGCGGGGCTCCTCACCACAGCCGAGATGGACCAGATCCTGCATGGCCTGGACAAG GTGGCTGAGGAGTGGGCCCAGGGCACCTTCAAAGTACACCCCAATGATGAGGACATCCACACAGCCAACGAGCGACGACTGAAG GAGCTGATCGGTGAGACTGCAGGGAAGCTGCACACAGGGCGGAGCCGGAACGACCAG gtGGTCACAGACCTCAGGCTGTGGATGCGGCAGACCTGCTCATCACTCTCGGCCCTCCTCCGGGAGCTCATCAGAAGCATGGTGGACCGGGCGGAAGT GGAACGGGACGTCCTCTTCCCAGGATACACGCACCTGCAGAGGGCTCAGCCTATCCGCTGGAGTCACTGGATCCTGAG ccaTGCCGTGGCTCTGACCCGGGACTCAGAGCGGCTGCTGGAGGTGCAGAAGCGCATCAATGTCCTGCCCCTGGGGAG CGGGGCCATTGCAGGCAACCCTCTGGGTGTGGACCGAGAGCTGCTCCGAGCAG AACTGAACTTCGCGGCCATCACTGTCAACAGCATGGATGCCACCAGCGAACGAGACTTTGTAG CGGAGTTCCTGTTCTGGGCTTCACTATGCATGACCCACCTCAGCAGGATGGCTGAGGACCTCATCCTCTATGGCACCAAAGAATTCAGCTTCGTGCAGCTCTCAGATGCCTACAG CACTGGAAGCAGCCTGatgccccagaagaaaaacccagACAGCCTGGAGCTGATCCGGAGCAAGGCAGGGAGAGTGTTCGGGCGG TGTGCTGGCCTCCTGATGACCCTCAAGGGACTTCCGAGCACCTACAACAAGGACTTACAG GAGGACAAGGAAGCTGTGTTTGAAGTGGCAGACACCATGAGTGCTGTCCTCCAGGTGGCCACTGGCGTCATCTCTACGCTGAAG ATTCACCGTGAGAACATGGCACGGGCACTTAGCCCTGACATGCTGGCTACGGACCTCGCCTACTACCTGGTCCGCAAAGGG ATGCCATTCCGCCAGGCCCATGAGGCCTCTGGCAAAGCTGTGTTTGCTGCTGAGACCAAGGGGGTCGCCCTCAACCAGCTGTCGCTGCAGGAGCTACAGACTATCAG CCCCCTGTTCTCCGCTGACGTGAGCCACGTGTGGGACTACGGGCACAGCGTGGAGCAGTACGGTGCCCTGGGTGGCACTGCACGCTCCAGCGTCGACTGGCAGATCAGCCAGGTGCGGGCGCTGCTGAGGGCGCAGGAGGCTTAG
- the ASL gene encoding argininosuccinate lyase isoform X6: MASESGKLWGGRFVGSVDPIMEKFNSSIAYDRNLWAADVQGSKAYSRGLQKAGLLTTAEMDQILHGLDKVAEEWAQGTFKVHPNDEDIHTANERRLKELIGETAGKLHTGRSRNDQVVTDLRLWMRQTCSSLSALLRELIRSMVDRAEVERDVLFPGYTHLQRAQPIRWSHWILSHAVALTRDSERLLEVQKRINVLPLGSGAIAGNPLGVDRELLRAELNFAAITVNSMDATSERDFVAEFLFWASLCMTHLSRMAEDLILYGTKEFSFVQLSDAYRPSWGQVSSFSPSICVPSTGSSLMPQKKNPDSLELIRSKCAGLLMTLKGLPSTYNKDLQIHRENMARALSPDMLATDLAYYLVRKGMPFRQAHEASGKAVFAAETKGVALNQLSLQELQTISPLFSADVSHVWDYGHSVEQYGALGGTARSSVDWQISQVRALLRAQEA, from the exons ATGGCATCGGAG AGCGGGAAGCTGTGGGGTGGCCGGTTTGTGGGCTCCGTGGACCCCATCATGGAGAAGTTCAACTCGTCTATTGCCTACGACCGGAACCTGTGGGCGGCGGACGTGCAAGGCAGCAAGGCCTACAGCAGGGGCCTGCAGAAGGCGGGGCTCCTCACCACAGCCGAGATGGACCAGATCCTGCATGGCCTGGACAAG GTGGCTGAGGAGTGGGCCCAGGGCACCTTCAAAGTACACCCCAATGATGAGGACATCCACACAGCCAACGAGCGACGACTGAAG GAGCTGATCGGTGAGACTGCAGGGAAGCTGCACACAGGGCGGAGCCGGAACGACCAG gtGGTCACAGACCTCAGGCTGTGGATGCGGCAGACCTGCTCATCACTCTCGGCCCTCCTCCGGGAGCTCATCAGAAGCATGGTGGACCGGGCGGAAGT GGAACGGGACGTCCTCTTCCCAGGATACACGCACCTGCAGAGGGCTCAGCCTATCCGCTGGAGTCACTGGATCCTGAG ccaTGCCGTGGCTCTGACCCGGGACTCAGAGCGGCTGCTGGAGGTGCAGAAGCGCATCAATGTCCTGCCCCTGGGGAG CGGGGCCATTGCAGGCAACCCTCTGGGTGTGGACCGAGAGCTGCTCCGAGCAG AACTGAACTTCGCGGCCATCACTGTCAACAGCATGGATGCCACCAGCGAACGAGACTTTGTAG CGGAGTTCCTGTTCTGGGCTTCACTATGCATGACCCACCTCAGCAGGATGGCTGAGGACCTCATCCTCTATGGCACCAAAGAATTCAGCTTCGTGCAGCTCTCAGATGCCTACAG ACCATCCTGGGGCCAGGTGAGCTCCTTCAGCCCCAGCATCTGTGTCCCCAGCACTGGAAGCAGCCTGatgccccagaagaaaaacccagACAGCCTGGAGCTGATCCGGAGCAAG TGTGCTGGCCTCCTGATGACCCTCAAGGGACTTCCGAGCACCTACAACAAGGACTTACAG ATTCACCGTGAGAACATGGCACGGGCACTTAGCCCTGACATGCTGGCTACGGACCTCGCCTACTACCTGGTCCGCAAAGGG ATGCCATTCCGCCAGGCCCATGAGGCCTCTGGCAAAGCTGTGTTTGCTGCTGAGACCAAGGGGGTCGCCCTCAACCAGCTGTCGCTGCAGGAGCTACAGACTATCAG CCCCCTGTTCTCCGCTGACGTGAGCCACGTGTGGGACTACGGGCACAGCGTGGAGCAGTACGGTGCCCTGGGTGGCACTGCACGCTCCAGCGTCGACTGGCAGATCAGCCAGGTGCGGGCGCTGCTGAGGGCGCAGGAGGCTTAG
- the ASL gene encoding argininosuccinate lyase isoform X5 → MASESGKLWGGRFVGSVDPIMEKFNSSIAYDRNLWAADVQGSKAYSRGLQKAGLLTTAEMDQILHGLDKVAEEWAQGTFKVHPNDEDIHTANERRLKELIGETAGKLHTGRSRNDQVVTDLRLWMRQTCSSLSALLRELIRSMVDRAEVERDVLFPGYTHLQRAQPIRWSHWILSHAVALTRDSERLLEVQKRINVLPLGSGAIAGNPLGVDRELLRAELNFAAITVNSMDATSERDFVAEFLFWASLCMTHLSRMAEDLILYGTKEFSFVQLSDAYRPSWGQVSSFSPSICVPSTGSSLMPQKKNPDSLELIRSKAGRVFGRCAGLLMTLKGLPSTYNKDLQIHRENMARALSPDMLATDLAYYLVRKGMPFRQAHEASGKAVFAAETKGVALNQLSLQELQTISPLFSADVSHVWDYGHSVEQYGALGGTARSSVDWQISQVRALLRAQEA, encoded by the exons ATGGCATCGGAG AGCGGGAAGCTGTGGGGTGGCCGGTTTGTGGGCTCCGTGGACCCCATCATGGAGAAGTTCAACTCGTCTATTGCCTACGACCGGAACCTGTGGGCGGCGGACGTGCAAGGCAGCAAGGCCTACAGCAGGGGCCTGCAGAAGGCGGGGCTCCTCACCACAGCCGAGATGGACCAGATCCTGCATGGCCTGGACAAG GTGGCTGAGGAGTGGGCCCAGGGCACCTTCAAAGTACACCCCAATGATGAGGACATCCACACAGCCAACGAGCGACGACTGAAG GAGCTGATCGGTGAGACTGCAGGGAAGCTGCACACAGGGCGGAGCCGGAACGACCAG gtGGTCACAGACCTCAGGCTGTGGATGCGGCAGACCTGCTCATCACTCTCGGCCCTCCTCCGGGAGCTCATCAGAAGCATGGTGGACCGGGCGGAAGT GGAACGGGACGTCCTCTTCCCAGGATACACGCACCTGCAGAGGGCTCAGCCTATCCGCTGGAGTCACTGGATCCTGAG ccaTGCCGTGGCTCTGACCCGGGACTCAGAGCGGCTGCTGGAGGTGCAGAAGCGCATCAATGTCCTGCCCCTGGGGAG CGGGGCCATTGCAGGCAACCCTCTGGGTGTGGACCGAGAGCTGCTCCGAGCAG AACTGAACTTCGCGGCCATCACTGTCAACAGCATGGATGCCACCAGCGAACGAGACTTTGTAG CGGAGTTCCTGTTCTGGGCTTCACTATGCATGACCCACCTCAGCAGGATGGCTGAGGACCTCATCCTCTATGGCACCAAAGAATTCAGCTTCGTGCAGCTCTCAGATGCCTACAG ACCATCCTGGGGCCAGGTGAGCTCCTTCAGCCCCAGCATCTGTGTCCCCAGCACTGGAAGCAGCCTGatgccccagaagaaaaacccagACAGCCTGGAGCTGATCCGGAGCAAGGCAGGGAGAGTGTTCGGGCGG TGTGCTGGCCTCCTGATGACCCTCAAGGGACTTCCGAGCACCTACAACAAGGACTTACAG ATTCACCGTGAGAACATGGCACGGGCACTTAGCCCTGACATGCTGGCTACGGACCTCGCCTACTACCTGGTCCGCAAAGGG ATGCCATTCCGCCAGGCCCATGAGGCCTCTGGCAAAGCTGTGTTTGCTGCTGAGACCAAGGGGGTCGCCCTCAACCAGCTGTCGCTGCAGGAGCTACAGACTATCAG CCCCCTGTTCTCCGCTGACGTGAGCCACGTGTGGGACTACGGGCACAGCGTGGAGCAGTACGGTGCCCTGGGTGGCACTGCACGCTCCAGCGTCGACTGGCAGATCAGCCAGGTGCGGGCGCTGCTGAGGGCGCAGGAGGCTTAG
- the ASL gene encoding argininosuccinate lyase isoform X2 encodes MASESGKLWGGRFVGSVDPIMEKFNSSIAYDRNLWAADVQGSKAYSRGLQKAGLLTTAEMDQILHGLDKVAEEWAQGTFKVHPNDEDIHTANERRLKELIGETAGKLHTGRSRNDQVVTDLRLWMRQTCSSLSALLRELIRSMVDRAEVERDVLFPGYTHLQRAQPIRWSHWILSHAVALTRDSERLLEVQKRINVLPLGSGAIAGNPLGVDRELLRAELNFAAITVNSMDATSERDFVAEFLFWASLCMTHLSRMAEDLILYGTKEFSFVQLSDAYRPSWGQVSSFSPSICVPSTGSSLMPQKKNPDSLELIRSKCAGLLMTLKGLPSTYNKDLQEDKEAVFEVADTMSAVLQVATGVISTLKIHRENMARALSPDMLATDLAYYLVRKGMPFRQAHEASGKAVFAAETKGVALNQLSLQELQTISPLFSADVSHVWDYGHSVEQYGALGGTARSSVDWQISQVRALLRAQEA; translated from the exons ATGGCATCGGAG AGCGGGAAGCTGTGGGGTGGCCGGTTTGTGGGCTCCGTGGACCCCATCATGGAGAAGTTCAACTCGTCTATTGCCTACGACCGGAACCTGTGGGCGGCGGACGTGCAAGGCAGCAAGGCCTACAGCAGGGGCCTGCAGAAGGCGGGGCTCCTCACCACAGCCGAGATGGACCAGATCCTGCATGGCCTGGACAAG GTGGCTGAGGAGTGGGCCCAGGGCACCTTCAAAGTACACCCCAATGATGAGGACATCCACACAGCCAACGAGCGACGACTGAAG GAGCTGATCGGTGAGACTGCAGGGAAGCTGCACACAGGGCGGAGCCGGAACGACCAG gtGGTCACAGACCTCAGGCTGTGGATGCGGCAGACCTGCTCATCACTCTCGGCCCTCCTCCGGGAGCTCATCAGAAGCATGGTGGACCGGGCGGAAGT GGAACGGGACGTCCTCTTCCCAGGATACACGCACCTGCAGAGGGCTCAGCCTATCCGCTGGAGTCACTGGATCCTGAG ccaTGCCGTGGCTCTGACCCGGGACTCAGAGCGGCTGCTGGAGGTGCAGAAGCGCATCAATGTCCTGCCCCTGGGGAG CGGGGCCATTGCAGGCAACCCTCTGGGTGTGGACCGAGAGCTGCTCCGAGCAG AACTGAACTTCGCGGCCATCACTGTCAACAGCATGGATGCCACCAGCGAACGAGACTTTGTAG CGGAGTTCCTGTTCTGGGCTTCACTATGCATGACCCACCTCAGCAGGATGGCTGAGGACCTCATCCTCTATGGCACCAAAGAATTCAGCTTCGTGCAGCTCTCAGATGCCTACAG ACCATCCTGGGGCCAGGTGAGCTCCTTCAGCCCCAGCATCTGTGTCCCCAGCACTGGAAGCAGCCTGatgccccagaagaaaaacccagACAGCCTGGAGCTGATCCGGAGCAAG TGTGCTGGCCTCCTGATGACCCTCAAGGGACTTCCGAGCACCTACAACAAGGACTTACAG GAGGACAAGGAAGCTGTGTTTGAAGTGGCAGACACCATGAGTGCTGTCCTCCAGGTGGCCACTGGCGTCATCTCTACGCTGAAG ATTCACCGTGAGAACATGGCACGGGCACTTAGCCCTGACATGCTGGCTACGGACCTCGCCTACTACCTGGTCCGCAAAGGG ATGCCATTCCGCCAGGCCCATGAGGCCTCTGGCAAAGCTGTGTTTGCTGCTGAGACCAAGGGGGTCGCCCTCAACCAGCTGTCGCTGCAGGAGCTACAGACTATCAG CCCCCTGTTCTCCGCTGACGTGAGCCACGTGTGGGACTACGGGCACAGCGTGGAGCAGTACGGTGCCCTGGGTGGCACTGCACGCTCCAGCGTCGACTGGCAGATCAGCCAGGTGCGGGCGCTGCTGAGGGCGCAGGAGGCTTAG
- the ASL gene encoding argininosuccinate lyase isoform X1, which translates to MASESGKLWGGRFVGSVDPIMEKFNSSIAYDRNLWAADVQGSKAYSRGLQKAGLLTTAEMDQILHGLDKVAEEWAQGTFKVHPNDEDIHTANERRLKELIGETAGKLHTGRSRNDQVVTDLRLWMRQTCSSLSALLRELIRSMVDRAEVERDVLFPGYTHLQRAQPIRWSHWILSHAVALTRDSERLLEVQKRINVLPLGSGAIAGNPLGVDRELLRAELNFAAITVNSMDATSERDFVAEFLFWASLCMTHLSRMAEDLILYGTKEFSFVQLSDAYRPSWGQVSSFSPSICVPSTGSSLMPQKKNPDSLELIRSKAGRVFGRCAGLLMTLKGLPSTYNKDLQEDKEAVFEVADTMSAVLQVATGVISTLKIHRENMARALSPDMLATDLAYYLVRKGMPFRQAHEASGKAVFAAETKGVALNQLSLQELQTISPLFSADVSHVWDYGHSVEQYGALGGTARSSVDWQISQVRALLRAQEA; encoded by the exons ATGGCATCGGAG AGCGGGAAGCTGTGGGGTGGCCGGTTTGTGGGCTCCGTGGACCCCATCATGGAGAAGTTCAACTCGTCTATTGCCTACGACCGGAACCTGTGGGCGGCGGACGTGCAAGGCAGCAAGGCCTACAGCAGGGGCCTGCAGAAGGCGGGGCTCCTCACCACAGCCGAGATGGACCAGATCCTGCATGGCCTGGACAAG GTGGCTGAGGAGTGGGCCCAGGGCACCTTCAAAGTACACCCCAATGATGAGGACATCCACACAGCCAACGAGCGACGACTGAAG GAGCTGATCGGTGAGACTGCAGGGAAGCTGCACACAGGGCGGAGCCGGAACGACCAG gtGGTCACAGACCTCAGGCTGTGGATGCGGCAGACCTGCTCATCACTCTCGGCCCTCCTCCGGGAGCTCATCAGAAGCATGGTGGACCGGGCGGAAGT GGAACGGGACGTCCTCTTCCCAGGATACACGCACCTGCAGAGGGCTCAGCCTATCCGCTGGAGTCACTGGATCCTGAG ccaTGCCGTGGCTCTGACCCGGGACTCAGAGCGGCTGCTGGAGGTGCAGAAGCGCATCAATGTCCTGCCCCTGGGGAG CGGGGCCATTGCAGGCAACCCTCTGGGTGTGGACCGAGAGCTGCTCCGAGCAG AACTGAACTTCGCGGCCATCACTGTCAACAGCATGGATGCCACCAGCGAACGAGACTTTGTAG CGGAGTTCCTGTTCTGGGCTTCACTATGCATGACCCACCTCAGCAGGATGGCTGAGGACCTCATCCTCTATGGCACCAAAGAATTCAGCTTCGTGCAGCTCTCAGATGCCTACAG ACCATCCTGGGGCCAGGTGAGCTCCTTCAGCCCCAGCATCTGTGTCCCCAGCACTGGAAGCAGCCTGatgccccagaagaaaaacccagACAGCCTGGAGCTGATCCGGAGCAAGGCAGGGAGAGTGTTCGGGCGG TGTGCTGGCCTCCTGATGACCCTCAAGGGACTTCCGAGCACCTACAACAAGGACTTACAG GAGGACAAGGAAGCTGTGTTTGAAGTGGCAGACACCATGAGTGCTGTCCTCCAGGTGGCCACTGGCGTCATCTCTACGCTGAAG ATTCACCGTGAGAACATGGCACGGGCACTTAGCCCTGACATGCTGGCTACGGACCTCGCCTACTACCTGGTCCGCAAAGGG ATGCCATTCCGCCAGGCCCATGAGGCCTCTGGCAAAGCTGTGTTTGCTGCTGAGACCAAGGGGGTCGCCCTCAACCAGCTGTCGCTGCAGGAGCTACAGACTATCAG CCCCCTGTTCTCCGCTGACGTGAGCCACGTGTGGGACTACGGGCACAGCGTGGAGCAGTACGGTGCCCTGGGTGGCACTGCACGCTCCAGCGTCGACTGGCAGATCAGCCAGGTGCGGGCGCTGCTGAGGGCGCAGGAGGCTTAG
- the ASL gene encoding argininosuccinate lyase isoform X4, translating into MASESGKLWGGRFVGSVDPIMEKFNSSIAYDRNLWAADVQGSKAYSRGLQKAGLLTTAEMDQILHGLDKVAEEWAQGTFKVHPNDEDIHTANERRLKELIGETAGKLHTGRSRNDQVVTDLRLWMRQTCSSLSALLRELIRSMVDRAEVERDVLFPGYTHLQRAQPIRWSHWILSHAVALTRDSERLLEVQKRINVLPLGSGAIAGNPLGVDRELLRAELNFAAITVNSMDATSERDFVAEFLFWASLCMTHLSRMAEDLILYGTKEFSFVQLSDAYSTGSSLMPQKKNPDSLELIRSKCAGLLMTLKGLPSTYNKDLQEDKEAVFEVADTMSAVLQVATGVISTLKIHRENMARALSPDMLATDLAYYLVRKGMPFRQAHEASGKAVFAAETKGVALNQLSLQELQTISPLFSADVSHVWDYGHSVEQYGALGGTARSSVDWQISQVRALLRAQEA; encoded by the exons ATGGCATCGGAG AGCGGGAAGCTGTGGGGTGGCCGGTTTGTGGGCTCCGTGGACCCCATCATGGAGAAGTTCAACTCGTCTATTGCCTACGACCGGAACCTGTGGGCGGCGGACGTGCAAGGCAGCAAGGCCTACAGCAGGGGCCTGCAGAAGGCGGGGCTCCTCACCACAGCCGAGATGGACCAGATCCTGCATGGCCTGGACAAG GTGGCTGAGGAGTGGGCCCAGGGCACCTTCAAAGTACACCCCAATGATGAGGACATCCACACAGCCAACGAGCGACGACTGAAG GAGCTGATCGGTGAGACTGCAGGGAAGCTGCACACAGGGCGGAGCCGGAACGACCAG gtGGTCACAGACCTCAGGCTGTGGATGCGGCAGACCTGCTCATCACTCTCGGCCCTCCTCCGGGAGCTCATCAGAAGCATGGTGGACCGGGCGGAAGT GGAACGGGACGTCCTCTTCCCAGGATACACGCACCTGCAGAGGGCTCAGCCTATCCGCTGGAGTCACTGGATCCTGAG ccaTGCCGTGGCTCTGACCCGGGACTCAGAGCGGCTGCTGGAGGTGCAGAAGCGCATCAATGTCCTGCCCCTGGGGAG CGGGGCCATTGCAGGCAACCCTCTGGGTGTGGACCGAGAGCTGCTCCGAGCAG AACTGAACTTCGCGGCCATCACTGTCAACAGCATGGATGCCACCAGCGAACGAGACTTTGTAG CGGAGTTCCTGTTCTGGGCTTCACTATGCATGACCCACCTCAGCAGGATGGCTGAGGACCTCATCCTCTATGGCACCAAAGAATTCAGCTTCGTGCAGCTCTCAGATGCCTACAG CACTGGAAGCAGCCTGatgccccagaagaaaaacccagACAGCCTGGAGCTGATCCGGAGCAAG TGTGCTGGCCTCCTGATGACCCTCAAGGGACTTCCGAGCACCTACAACAAGGACTTACAG GAGGACAAGGAAGCTGTGTTTGAAGTGGCAGACACCATGAGTGCTGTCCTCCAGGTGGCCACTGGCGTCATCTCTACGCTGAAG ATTCACCGTGAGAACATGGCACGGGCACTTAGCCCTGACATGCTGGCTACGGACCTCGCCTACTACCTGGTCCGCAAAGGG ATGCCATTCCGCCAGGCCCATGAGGCCTCTGGCAAAGCTGTGTTTGCTGCTGAGACCAAGGGGGTCGCCCTCAACCAGCTGTCGCTGCAGGAGCTACAGACTATCAG CCCCCTGTTCTCCGCTGACGTGAGCCACGTGTGGGACTACGGGCACAGCGTGGAGCAGTACGGTGCCCTGGGTGGCACTGCACGCTCCAGCGTCGACTGGCAGATCAGCCAGGTGCGGGCGCTGCTGAGGGCGCAGGAGGCTTAG